The sequence ACGGAGCTGTACGACTACCAGTGCGGCGCGAAGGCGATGACCGCCGAGGCGTGGGCCGACGCTCGGAGCCACCTCTACGAACCGGGCTTCGCGTGGGACGTCGAACTCGTCGCCGTCGCCGCCGCGTTGGACCACGCGGTCGTGGAGGTGCCCGTCGAATGGGAGGACAGACCGGGGTCGACCGTCTCGCCGATTCGGACGAGTCTCGACCTCGGGCTGAGTCTGCTGTCGGCGCGCCACCGCGCGAAGCTCATCCGCGAAGACCGACTGCACGCGATGCTCGACGCCCGCCGGTCGACGACGCCGTCGCTCGTCGAACGCCTCGGGCCGGACCCGATAGAGGAATGAGGCTGAATCGCACGGCGACCGAACTGCTGTCGGGCAAGCGATTCGGGCAGTTCGTCTCCGTCGGCGCGCTCGGCGCGGTCTTCGACCTGACCGTCAGCGCCGTGTTGACCGTCTGGTTCGGCGTGCTCGCGGAGGTGGCGAAACTGGTCGGCGCGGAAGTCGCCATCGTGGTCATGTTTCTGATCAACGACCGCTGGACGTTCGCCGACGAGGGCGCGTCGGGAGCGTTCCCGGCGGCGCGGCGACTGCTGAAGTCGAACCTCGTCCGCAGCGGCGGTCTCGCGCTGCAGTTCGTCGTCGTCCGCGTGCTCCGCCAACAGGACGTGAGCGTCGTCGTCGCCGGCTTCGACTTTTGGCAGGTGATTCCGCTCCCGGTGGCGATTCTCGCGTCGATGCTGCTCAACTACGTCGCGGAGAGTTTACTGACGTGGCGCGTGGCCAGCGAGTGAGCGGCGGCGAACGATACCACGGCGGAAACTGACATACGGCGTCGGAATCACAACCCTTAACCGAGGGCATCCTGTTGTCAGAAGTAGCGGGATGGGATAGCCAGGAGATTCCGCCGGGCTCATAACCCGGAGATCGGTAGTTCAAATCTACCTCCCGCTATCTTCTGTGGCGCACACAACGAACGACGAGCGAAGCGAGTCGTGAGATGTGCGCCACGACGATAGCTTAGTGGTCGTTTGAACGAGAGGACGAGCGAACAGCGTGAGCGAGTCCGCGTAGTTCAAGTCTACCTTCCGCCACTCCCTGCCGACGGACCGCTCACTGCCGCTCTGGTGGCTCTGCTCCGTCGGAGAGGAAGATGCTGTCCTGCGTCGGGTCGAAGTACACTTCCAGCGCACGCAACGTCCCGGCGTACGCCGCGGTCATGACGAAGGTGAAGCCGATGAGGGCGGGGAGGAGGAGTTCGACGACCATCGTCCGAACGTCGTTTTCGGCCGACATAACGTATCCGGTAAGTGCGTCGGCCCTGACTCTCACGTCCCCGTGAAGTCGATTCGACTGCCCGACGAGAGGTCGTGCTCGCCGGAGGGGCCGAGATGCTCGAACCGAAGCGAGTCGTCGGCGAGGTACGCCGCGTCGCCCTCGACGGCGACGTCGACTTCGTCGAGCGTCGCGCCCTCGCAGGGGCCGAAGTCGCAGTAGCCGGTCGCCTGGCCGAACGTCGCGCCGTGTTTCTGACAGACGATGTCGCCGTTTCTGACGAGCGCACCCGACCCCTTGTCGAGGCGCACGTCGGTCCAGTGCTGACAGTAGTTCCGGAAGGCGACGACGGTTCCGTCGTCGAGTTTCGTCAGAATCGCCTCGCCGCGCTCGGTCCCCTCCCGGAACGTGAACAGCAGCGTGCCGTCCGTCGGGACCTCCGAGAGTGCGGCGATTCGCTGGTCGTCGTCCATACCGTCTCTCGTCGCGCCGCCTTTGAACGTCTTTCCGTCCGCGGTTTCCGCACTCCGACTCGTGCAACTCTACGACTCGTACAACTCCTCGACTCGCGTCTCGTACAACCGAGAGAGCAGCCGCGTCACCGGCCCCGTCTCGACGTCGATACCGTCGACGGTGCCGACGGGGCGAATCTCGCGGGTCGAACTCGTGACGAACACCTCGTCGGCCCCCCGGACGTCGTCGGGCGTGAAGAAGCCCTCCCGAACCGGGATGCCCTCCGACTCGGCGAGTTCCAGGACGATGTCGCGGGTGACGCCCGGGAGCACCGGACCGTCGAGACTCGGCGTGCAGAGGCGCTCGCCGTCGACGAAGAAGACGTTGCTCGTCGCCCCCTCGGCGACGTAGCCCTCGTCGTCGAGGACGAGCGCCTCGTCGGCGCCCGTGACGCGGAGTTCGAGAAGCGCCAAGATGCCGTTGAGGTAGTTGTGCGTCTTCGCTTTCGACGGGAGCGCCCGATTCGAGGGGCGCCGCGTCTTCACCGTCTGCAACGTCGCCGGGCCGTCCCACGGTTTCTCGCCGCCGACGCCGCCGCGACCCAGCGGCGAGAGGGTGACGACGACGGTGGGGTCGACCTCCGGCGAGGGGGTGAGTTTCCCGGGTTGGACGCCGCGACTGATGGAGAGTTTCACCGAGGCGTCTCCGAGTTCGTTCGCCGCGAGCGTCTCCTCGATTCGCCCGCGGAGCGACTCGTCGGAGAGGCCGTGGTCCAACTGGAGAATCTCGCACGACTCCGCGAGTCGGTCGGCGTGGGCGTCCCACTCGAACAGGTGGCCGCCGTAGACGCGGAGCGTCTCGAAGGCGGCGTCGCCGTACATGAACCCCCTGTCGCGGACGTTCACCGTCGCCTCCGAAGCGGGAACGAGTTCGCCGTTCACGTGGTAGACGAGTTCCGCGTCGCTCGCGGAACTCGCTCCGCCGGTTCCGCCATCGTTGGGTGTCTCTCGTTCACTCATCGTCGACGTACTCCTTCAGGAAGTTCGCTACCATCTGTTTACCGCTCTCGGTGAGGATGCTCTCGGGGTGGAACTGGACGCCGACGTGCGGGCGCGTGCGGTGCCGAACCGCCATCACGACCCGACGCTCGTCGTCGGTCCACGCCGTCTCGACCAGTTCGTCCGGAAGGTCGCCGCGCTCGACCGCCAGCGAGTGGTACCGCCCGACCGAGAGCCGTTCGGGAAGGTTCGAGAAGATGCCTTCGCCGTCGTGGACGACGGTCGAGGGTTTCCCGTGGACGACGTCGGGCGCGTGGCCGACCGGCGCGCCCGCGGCCGCACAGAGCGCCTGATGACCGAGGCAGACGCCGAGCGTCGGGTAGTCGAGGTCGCGGAACACCGCCATCGAGATGCCGGCGTCCTCGGGCGTGCCGGGGCCGGGCGAGACGACGATGGCGTCGGGGTCGAGTTCCCGAATCTCCTCGACCGTGACGGCGTCGTTCCGGCGGACGACGACGTCCGCGAGTTCGCCGACGTACTGGACGAGGTTGTAGACGAACGAGTCGTAGTTGTCGACGACGAGCACCGTGGGGAGGGTCTCCGCACTCATCTCTCGGTCCTCGAATCGCCGGACTCGCCCGCGTCGTCGACGCCGAGCGCCGTTCCGTCGAGCGCCTCGTCCATCGCTTCGACGAGCGCCTGGGCCTTCGCCAACGTCTCGTCGTACTCGCGTTCGGGATCGGAGTCGTGGACGATGCCCGCGCCGACGCGGAGGTGGTACTCGTCGCGGTAGCGGACCAGCGTTCGGATGACGATGTTCAGCGTCGCCCGGTCGTCGAAGCCGAACGCGGCGATACTGCCGGTGTACGGCCCGCGTCTGGTCGCCTCGACCTCCTCGATGAGTTCCATCGTCCGCGGTTTCGGCGCGCCAGTGATGGTGCCGCCGGGGAACACCGCGGCGACGGCGTCGGCGAGCGTCGCGGACTCGCGAATCCGGCCTTCGACGACCGAGACGAGATGCATCACGGCCGCGTAGCGGTCGACCCGGCGGTACTCGGTCACGTCGACGCTGCCGTACTCGCACACCTTCCCGAGGTCGTTGCGTTCGAGGTCGACGAGCATCGCGTGCTCGGCGCGCTCTTTCTCGTCGCCGAGCAGGTCGGCTTCGAGTTCGGCGTCCTCCCCGTCGGTCGCCCCCCGTCGCCGGGTTCCGGCGATGGGTTCGGTGACGAGTCGGTCGCCCGCGCGTTCGACGAGCAGTTCGGGACTCGCGCTCACGAGGTCGACGGAGTTCGGGCCGCGCGCGCCGGAGAACTCCAGCAACCCGGAGTACGGCGCGGGATTCACCCGGCGGAGCGCCGCGTACGCCGTCACGGGGTGAACCGCAGCGGGGGCGACGAGGCGCTGGGAGACGTTCGCCTGAAACGTGTCGCCGTCGCGGATGTACCGCTTGATGGTCCGCACGCGGTCGGCGAACGCCTCGCGGCCGCAGTCGCTCTCGAACTGTCCTCGTTCGATTCCGGCGGCGAGCGGTTCGACGCTCGGGTCGCCGGTCGTCGCGCGCTCGGCGAGCGAACTCGCCCGCTCGACGGCCGTCTCGTACTGTTCGTCGAGGTCGGTTTCGGGGTCGATTCGGGGGCAAGCGGTCACGCGGAGCGTCGTCCCTTCGCCTCTCGGTTCTCGCCACGCGGCCACGCAGTCGTAGACGCCGAGTTGCAGATGCGGGAGCCGCCGGTCGTCGACCGCCGATTCGGGCAGCGTTTCGAGTTCGCGGGCGAGGTCGTAGGAGAGCCAGCCGAACGCGCCGCAGGGGTACGGCACCTCGCAGTCGCCGCGGGCGAGCGTCTCCGAATCGAGCAGCGCGGACAGCGCCGACAACGACGGCGACCCGGCGGCCGGTCCGGCGTCGTCCGCGTCCGTGCGCTCGGGACCGTCGCGGACGACTGCGTCGGCGCTCACCTGCAGTCGCTCGACGGGGTCGACGCCGAAGTACCCCCACCCCGACTGGCCGCCGGTCGTCTCCAGGAAGAATCCGCCGGGGCCGTCCCGCGCGCGTCGGTACGCCTCGAACGGGTCCGACACCGAGAGTCGGAGTTCGACCGGAACGCGAGCGCCCGGCGGCGCGTCCGTCGCCGTCGCTCTGAACTCGCGTCGAGAGGTCCGCACAACGGGTTCGGTCATCGGCGTCGAAGCGGCCGCGGGCGGTCCGCGCGTCCGGCAGCTTTCACTGCTCCCGAGCGCGCGCAATCCACGTGTCGACGCGCTTCTCGGAGACGTCTATCTGCTCGCCGAGTTCGGCGGCGTCGGCGGCAGCGAGGTCGGCGACGGTCTCGACGCCCGCGTCGGCGAGCCGCTGCGCGTAGGCCGGCCCGATTCCTTTGACCGTATCGACGGAGTCCGAAGACTCCGACGCCGGTTCGTCCGCGTCGGGCTCGGCCTCGGCGGTGTCGGCCTCGGCGGTGTCGGCTTCTGCTCGGTCATCGTCGATGTCTATCTCGTCGCTCTCGGGACCGGCGGCCTCCGACGGCTCCGCTGCGGTCTCGTCCTCGGCGTCCTCGTCGACCATCGACTCCGTCGACGCCGTCGCGTCGGTATCCGCCGCGACCGGTTCGTCCTCGGTGGGCTCTTCCGCCTCGCTAATCGGCTCCGCCTCCTCGACGACGGGTTCGTCGGCGTCTTCGACGGCCCTCTCGTCTGTCTCGTCGGACTCGGAACCGTCGGCCTCGTCTGCCTCGTCGAGTTCCGTCTCGAGGTCGGTGTCCATCTCGTCGCTCTCGGGGCCGGCGGCCTCCGCCGGTTCCGCCGCGGTCGTCTCCTCGGTATCCTCGTCGACCAACGTCTCCGTCGACGCCGCGGCGGCACTGTCGGCGGCGGGGTCGGCGGATTCGGCGGCGGGGTCGGCGGATTCGGCGGCGGGGTCGGCGGATTCGGCGGCGTCGTCTGCCTCGACGGACTCGTCGGTTTCTTCGACTGCGGCTTCCGTCTCCGTACTCGCCTCCGTTCGCGTGTCGCGTTCGACCGTCACGGACGGGTCGCGCTCACGCTCGTCGGTCGACCCGTTGAGGCCGAGCAACGACTTGAGCTTGTCCAAGAGTGCCATTGGCCGGTAGTATGATGCCTCCGTATTTAAAAACCCCCGACAGGTCACAGCCGCGACCGGAGGGCGGCGTCCATCTCGTCGACCGGCGCGTCCCGACCGGTCCACCGCTCGAACGCGACGACGCCCTGGTACAGCAGCATCCAGGCCCCGTCGATGGTCGTCGCGCCCGCCTCGCGCGCCTCGCGCAGCAGTCGCGTGTCCGGCGGGGCGTACACCGCGTCCAGCACCGCGAGCCCGTCGTGCAGCAGGCCCGACGGAACGGGCGTCTCGTCGGACTCCATCCCGACGCTCGTCGCGTTGACGAGCACGTCGGCCTCGGGAACGGCGGCGTCGAGCGAGTCGAGGCCGCCGCCGGTGGCGACCCGGTCGGTCGCCTCGTCTCCGTTCAGTTCGTCGGCGAGTGCGGTCGCGCGCGAGGCGGTCCGGTTGGCGACGTGGACCGACGCGCCGTCGTCCGCGAGCGCGAACGCGGCCGCACGCCCCGCCCCGCCCGCGCCGACGACGACGGCGTCCGTCCCGTCGAGCGAGACGTCGTGGCGGGCGAACGACCGACTGACGCCGGCGGCGTCGGTGTTGTACCCGCGCGGGGTGTCGCCGGCGAAGTCGATGGTGTTGACCGCGCCGATTCGCTCGGCGAGCGGGTCGGCGTCGACGAGTTCGAGCGCGTCCCGTTTGAACGGAATCGTGACGTTGAGGCCGGCGACGCCGAGCGCGTCCGCGCCGTCGAGAGCGGCCTCGAACCGCTCGGGCGACGGTTCGAAGGTGACGTATCGAGCGTCCATCCCGAGCGCGTCGTACGCCGCCTCGTGCATCGGCGGCGACAACGAGTGACCGACCGGGTTGCCGACGAGTCCGAACACTTGCATACGTCGCGGTGGTCGCGGAAGCGACATAAGCACCCCGGCAGCGGTGGAACTGGCGACTCGGTTGCGGCGAGAGCGTTACGTTCGTACGGGGACTTCGAAGCAGAAGAAATAGGTTTACCACCTTGGAAGTCAACGACGATGAGTTCAGTTCTTCGACACCCGCTGATGGCCGTCGCGGCCACGACGGGTCTTACTCTCCCGTGGGTCTACGTCTGGGCGACCGGGTCGGCGGAGTCGCTGCCGCCACTCTGGACCGTCGCCGTCAGCGGGGTCGCCGTCCTCGGGTCGTCGTTCCTCCTCGCGTGGGGGGCCGAGACCGCCGAGAAAGACGTTCCCCGCGCGTTCGCCATCGCGGTCCTCGCGGTGCTGGCCGTCGCCCCCGAGTACGCCGTCGACGCGCTGTACGCCTGGACCGCCGGGGCGAACATCGGCACGGCCCGCGGCGCGGAGGCCGCGAACCTCGCCGTCGCCAACATGACCGGCGCGAACCGCATCCTCATCGGACTGGGCTGGTCCGGCATCGCGCTGTTCACGCTCTACCGAGTCGGGAGCGCCTCCGACCCCGCGGTCGAGTCGCGTCCCGGGACGCTCGCGGACGTCGTCAACCTCGACCGGGACATCTCGACCGAAATCGCGTTCCTGCTCGCCGCGACGGCGTACGCCTTCTTCGTCCCGCTCAACGACGGTATCGGCGTCGTCGACACGCTGGTGCTGGTCGGTCTGTACGCCCTCTACATCGCCGTCATCGTCCGCGGCGACGTCGAAGAACACGAACAGCAGGTCGGCGTTCCCGCGTACTTCCACGGCTACCCGAAAGGCGGCCGCGTCGCCGTCGTGCTGACGCTGTTCGCGTACTCGGGCCTGATGATCTACTCCGCCGTCCACCCGTTCGCGCACGGCCTGGAGACGCTCGGCACCGAGTTTGGCATCCCCGCGTTCTTCATGATCCAGTGGATCGCGCCGCTGGCCAGCGAGAGCCCGGAACTCATCGTCGTCGCCTACCTCGTCAACAAGGCGCGCTCGACCGCCGGGTTCAACGCGCTCATCTCCTCGAAGCTCAACCAGTGGACGCTGCTCATCGGGACGCTCGCCGTCGTCTACAGCCTCGCGGCGGGGGCGGTCGGAACCCTCCCGTTCGACTTCAAGCAGTCGGCCGAAATCTGGATCACGGCCGCGCAGAGCTTCTTCGCGCTCGCGGTGCTCGTGAACTTCAACATCAGCGCCCGCGAGGCCGTCGCCCTGCTCGTGCTGTTCGTCTCGCAGGTCGGTATCGAGTTCCTCATCATCCGAGACCTCGTGACGCTCCCGTTCGGTATCGACGCTATCGACGTCCTCCTGATCTACACCGCCGTCTACCTCGTCCTCGGAACGGCGCTTTTCGTCCTGCGCCGCGACGAGCTCCGGGGGCTGCTCGACCGGACCGCCGACACCGCCCAAGACGCCTTCGGCCGGGGTCAGTCGCAGGCCGAGCGCGCCGACTGAGTTCCCGGCCGTCCCGGCTCACCCGGTCGACCACGAACCGAATCCCGACTCGTTTTACGGTCGCTTCGCCTACGACTCGCCAGTGATCGCCATCGTCGTCAGTCGGGCCGACTACGCATCGGAACACATCGGCGAGCACCTGCTCGAACTCGCCGACTGGGAGGAACACGTAGACGACACCCGCCCGGACGCCGACGGCGGCGGGACCGTCTACCGAACCGACGGCTTCGAGCTTCGGACGTTCGACGACCTCCACATCTACCTCGACGACCCCGCTGCGGCGTTCGTCGACGCCGCGGATTCCGGCATCGACGCCGAAACCGGCGTCGGCTCCGCTGCCGCCCCCGACTTGCTCGTCTTCGCCTCCCGACACTCCGGCGAGACGGGGGCGCTTCTCACCGCTCACTTCACCGGCAACTTCGGCCCCGAGAAGTACGGCGGCGACGACCGGGAACTCGCGCGCGCCTGTCCGGGTGCACAGAAAACCGTCGTGAACGCGCTCGCCGAGCACGCGCCGGACGGCTACGAGGTCGGTATCGAGGCGACACACCACGGCCCCACCGACCTCTCGCTCCCGTCGATGTTCGTCGAACTCGGCAGCGACGACCCGCAGTGGGAGGACCCCAAGGCCGCTCGCGCGGTGGCCGAAGCGATTCTCGACCTCCGCGAGGCGGCGGTGAACCTCGAAAGCCCCGGCGACGAACCCAACCGCCACGTCGTCGGCTTCGGCGGCGGCCACTACGCGCCGCGGTTCGGCCGCGTCGTCCGCGAGACCGAGTGGGCCGTCGGCCACGTCGGCGCGGACTGGCAACTCGACGCGATGGGCGCGCCCGAGGCGAACCGCGACGTGCTCGAACAGGCGTTCGAACGGAGCGACGCCGAGTTCGCGCTCGTCGACGGCGAGAACCCGGAACTCGAAACCGTCGTCGGGGAACTGGGGTACGAAGTCGTGAGCGAGACGTGGCTCCGCGAGGTCGGCGACCGACCGCTGTCGGTCGTCTCCGCGCTCGAAGACGAACTGTCGACGGTCGAGGACGGTCTCCGATTCGGCAGTCGGCGCGTCGACGACCCCGACGCGTTCTCCGTCGTCGAGTTCCCCGCCGAACTGCTCGCCGAAGCGCAGGGCGTCGACGCCGAGTCGGTGCGCGAGGCGGTGCTCGACTCCGCCGTCGCCTTCGAGACGCAGGAGAGCGGCACGCGGGCCGTCGGCCGCCTCGCCCTGGCCGACGAGAGCGACTACGACGCGCTCGTCGACGCGCTGGCGACGGTGCTCGAAGCGAAGTACGACGACGTCGAACGCGACGAGAGTGACCGTGTCGTCCGTGCCAGCGAGCGCGCGTTCGACCCCGAGCGCGCGAAGACGCTCGGCATCTCCGAGGGACCGACGTTCGGCAAACTCGCGGCCGGGCGAGCCGTCGAACACGAGGGCGAACGAATCGACCCGGACGTCGTCCACGTCGACCGGACGGTCGCGTTTCGGTACTAAACCGCCGGACGGGTTTCCGGCGAGCTAACTGGTCGGCTATCTGTTCGGATAAATCTCCGGTTACCTTCGCGGAAAAATCGTCAGACGACCGTCCGACGCGAGGGGGAAAAGATAATTAAGGCCGCTCAGTAAGCTTTGCGCATAAATATGGACTCGATCGTCGACGAAGCAATAGACGAGGCCGAACAGTCGGGTGGGACCGGCGGCGAGGGATTCGACGCCGAACCGAAGCGTTCGGGGACGATGACGGACGACGAACTGCAGGACATTCTCAAAGACCTCCAGACGAACATCACCGTCGTCGGCTGCGGCGGGGCCGGCGGGAACACGGTCAACCGCATGGCCGAAGAGGGCATCCACGGCGCGAGTCTCGTCGCCGCCAACACGGACGTCCAGCACCTCGTCGACACCTCCGCGGACACGAAGATTCTGATGGGTCAGGAGAAGACCCAGGGCCGCGGGGCCGGGTCGCTCCCGCAGGTCGGCGAGGAGGCCGCTATCGAGAGCCAGCAGGAGATTCACGACGCCATCGACGGCTCGGACATGGTGTTCGTCACCGCCGGCCTCGGCGGCGGCACCGGCACCGGCTCCGCGCCCGTCGTCGCCAAGGCGGCCCGCGAGTCCGGCGCGCTCACCATCGCCATCGTCACGACGCCGTTCACCGCCGAGGGCGAGGTCCGACGGACGAACGCCGAGGCGGGGCTGGAGCGACTCCGCGACGTCGCCGACACGGTCATCGTCGTCCCGAACGACCGCCTGCTCGACGCCGTCGGCAAACTGCCGGTCCGTCAGGCGTTCAAAGTCTCGGACGAAGTCCTGATGCGCTCGGTGAAAGGCATCACGGAGCTCATCACGAAACCCGGCCTCGTCAACCTCGACTTCGCCGACGTCCGCACCGTCATGGAGAAGGGCGGCGTCGCCATGATCGGTCTCGGCGAGTCCGACTCCGAACAGAAGGCCCAGGACTCCGTCAAATCGGCGCTCCGCTCGCCGCTTCTCGACGTCGACATCTCGGGGGCGAACTCCGCGCTCGTCAACGTCACCGGCGGCACCGACATGAGCATCGAGGAGGCCGAGGGCGTCGTCGAGGAGATCTACGACCGTATCGACCCCGACGCGCGCATCATCTGGGGAACCTCCATCGACGAGGAGCTCGAAGGTCAGATGCGGACGATGATCGTCGTCACGGGCGTCGACTCGCCGCAGATCTACGGCCGGTCGGACGAACCCGGCGCACAGCAGAGCCAGCAACCGCAGCAACCGCAGCAGGCCGAAGATATCGACTTCGTCGAGTAATCGAGTAATCGAGTAATCGAACGGTCACGTCGCGGTATCGCGGGGCGACCACGGAACCGGGCGGACGCCGACCCCGCGCCCGCGTCGGCTATTCAATAGATAGAAAAGGCATCACGCTCTATCGGTGACAACATGGACGTAAAATACGACATCGCGAGCTACGTGCGGGTACTGAAGATGGCGAGCACGCCGGAGTGGGAGGAGTTCAGCCAGATCGCCAAGATCGCCGGCATCGGCATCTTCCTCGTCGGCTTCCTCGGTTTCGTCATCTTCGCGGTGATGAGCTTCATCCCCGGGGGCATGTGAGATGGGCATCTTCGCCGTGAAGACGACGGCGAGACAGGAGCGCACCGTCGCCGACATGCTCGCCACGAAGGAAGAGCCCGAGATTCACGCCGTCATCGCGCCGGACTCGCTGACGAGTTACGTGATGGTCGAAGCCGACAACACGGCCGTACTCGAACGCCTCATGGACGAGATTCCGCACGCCCGGAGCATCGTCCCCGGCAACTCCAGCCTCGCGGAAGTCGAACACTTCCTCTCGCCGACGCCCGACGTCGAGGGCATCGCCGAGGGCGACATCGTCGAACTCATCGCCGGGCCGTTCAAGGGCGAGAAGGCCCGCGTCCAGCGCATCGACGAGGCCAAAGACCAGGTGACCGTCGAACTGTACGAAGCGACGGTCCCGATTCCGGTGACGGTCCGCGGCGACCAGATTCGCGTGCTCGACTCCGAAGAACGGTAGTTCCGAACCGTGCGAGCGGCGTAGCCGCGAGCAGACTCCGAAGAGCGCTGACGCGCCCTTCGACACCTCCTTCGCTCGCGTTGCTCTCTCGGAAGAACAGTGAGGAGCGACAGCGCCTCGAACCGCACGAGCGATAGCTCCCGACCAATCCGAGCCGAGAAGCGAGAAGAACGTCGGCGAGACTCGTCCCGACCGCCGTTTCTGTTTCCCGAAGGAGAAGCGCAGACGCGCGTCGCAGCCCGTCGCTCGTCGAATCTATCCGGACGCTCCGTGGGCCACGGCCGCCCGCGACCGGTTACTCGGGGTCCGTCCCCGACTTTGCCTGTCCACCGGCGTCCACCTGCTCGACGATTCGCTGGAGGTCCGCCTCTTCCTCGATGGCCGACTGGATACCCTCGCGCATCCGGACGGCCGCGGAGTCGGCGTTGTACGCGCGGATGTACTCGGCGCGGGAGTGCTCGTCGAACGCGTGGCGGATGGCGAAGTAGCCCTCGGGGACGATCGCGCCGCAGACTTTGCACTCGGTGCGTTCGTGTTCGTTGGTCTGGTGAACGACGGCGGATTCGGCGTCTTCGAACCGCGCGTCACAGCCCGCGACACCACACGTCCAGAGCGACATATCAGCCGACATGTAGGGAACTGCTAAAACCGTTTTCCTCGCCCGGCATCGTCGTCGTCGAATAGCAATCCCTAATTGAGTACTCTCGAGAGGGAGACTGTGAGTGGAAGCGAACGGACGCGGGTCGACATGCACGTCAAGTGTTTAGACGAGCGTGTCGTCGCCAGGGCGAAGCGCCGCGGTGTCGACGTGCTCGTCTACGCGCCACACTTCACGCGTCTCCCGACGATTCGCGCCCGCGCCGACCGATTCTCCGACGACGAGTTGCTCGTCGTCCCCGCCCGCGAACTGTTCACCGGCCCGTGGAGCGACCGGAACCACCTCCTCGCTATCGGCCTCTCGGACCCGGTTCCGGATTTCATCACCATCGAGGGCGCGCTCGCGGAGTGTCGCCGACAGGAGGCGGCCGTGCTCGTCCCGCACCCGGCGCTGTTGAACGTCAGCCTCGGCCGGGTCGAAATCGAGGCGTTCCGGGACGAACTCCACGCCGTCGAGACGTACAACGGCAAGTGCTTTCCCTACCAGAACCGCCGCGCCGCCGCCATCGCAGACGAGTTCGACAAACCGGGGTTCGGGTCGTCGTACGCGCACTTGCGGGGGAACGTCGGCGAGGCGTGGACCGAGTTCGACCGACGCATCGAGACGGAGGCGGAGCTCGTGACGGCGCTTCGCGGGGGTGCGACGCGCCGCGTCGACCACCGACGCGGACTCCGGCACCGACTCAGAAACCTCGCCGAGTTCGCCCACCTGG is a genomic window of Haloprofundus halophilus containing:
- a CDS encoding sodium:calcium antiporter, which produces MSSVLRHPLMAVAATTGLTLPWVYVWATGSAESLPPLWTVAVSGVAVLGSSFLLAWGAETAEKDVPRAFAIAVLAVLAVAPEYAVDALYAWTAGANIGTARGAEAANLAVANMTGANRILIGLGWSGIALFTLYRVGSASDPAVESRPGTLADVVNLDRDISTEIAFLLAATAYAFFVPLNDGIGVVDTLVLVGLYALYIAVIVRGDVEEHEQQVGVPAYFHGYPKGGRVAVVLTLFAYSGLMIYSAVHPFAHGLETLGTEFGIPAFFMIQWIAPLASESPELIVVAYLVNKARSTAGFNALISSKLNQWTLLIGTLAVVYSLAAGAVGTLPFDFKQSAEIWITAAQSFFALAVLVNFNISAREAVALLVLFVSQVGIEFLIIRDLVTLPFGIDAIDVLLIYTAVYLVLGTALFVLRRDELRGLLDRTADTAQDAFGRGQSQAERAD
- a CDS encoding Rieske (2Fe-2S) protein, with product MDDDQRIAALSEVPTDGTLLFTFREGTERGEAILTKLDDGTVVAFRNYCQHWTDVRLDKGSGALVRNGDIVCQKHGATFGQATGYCDFGPCEGATLDEVDVAVEGDAAYLADDSLRFEHLGPSGEHDLSSGSRIDFTGT
- a CDS encoding GtrA family protein: MNRTATELLSGKRFGQFVSVGALGAVFDLTVSAVLTVWFGVLAEVAKLVGAEVAIVVMFLINDRWTFADEGASGAFPAARRLLKSNLVRSGGLALQFVVVRVLRQQDVSVVVAGFDFWQVIPLPVAILASMLLNYVAESLLTWRVASE
- a CDS encoding shikimate dehydrogenase gives rise to the protein MQVFGLVGNPVGHSLSPPMHEAAYDALGMDARYVTFEPSPERFEAALDGADALGVAGLNVTIPFKRDALELVDADPLAERIGAVNTIDFAGDTPRGYNTDAAGVSRSFARHDVSLDGTDAVVVGAGGAGRAAAFALADDGASVHVANRTASRATALADELNGDEATDRVATGGGLDSLDAAVPEADVLVNATSVGMESDETPVPSGLLHDGLAVLDAVYAPPDTRLLREAREAGATTIDGAWMLLYQGVVAFERWTGRDAPVDEMDAALRSRL
- a CDS encoding anthranilate synthase component II — its product is MSAETLPTVLVVDNYDSFVYNLVQYVGELADVVVRRNDAVTVEEIRELDPDAIVVSPGPGTPEDAGISMAVFRDLDYPTLGVCLGHQALCAAAGAPVGHAPDVVHGKPSTVVHDGEGIFSNLPERLSVGRYHSLAVERGDLPDELVETAWTDDERRVVMAVRHRTRPHVGVQFHPESILTESGKQMVANFLKEYVDDE
- a CDS encoding anthranilate synthase component I family protein translates to MTEPVVRTSRREFRATATDAPPGARVPVELRLSVSDPFEAYRRARDGPGGFFLETTGGQSGWGYFGVDPVERLQVSADAVVRDGPERTDADDAGPAAGSPSLSALSALLDSETLARGDCEVPYPCGAFGWLSYDLARELETLPESAVDDRRLPHLQLGVYDCVAAWREPRGEGTTLRVTACPRIDPETDLDEQYETAVERASSLAERATTGDPSVEPLAAGIERGQFESDCGREAFADRVRTIKRYIRDGDTFQANVSQRLVAPAAVHPVTAYAALRRVNPAPYSGLLEFSGARGPNSVDLVSASPELLVERAGDRLVTEPIAGTRRRGATDGEDAELEADLLGDEKERAEHAMLVDLERNDLGKVCEYGSVDVTEYRRVDRYAAVMHLVSVVEGRIRESATLADAVAAVFPGGTITGAPKPRTMELIEEVEATRRGPYTGSIAAFGFDDRATLNIVIRTLVRYRDEYHLRVGAGIVHDSDPEREYDETLAKAQALVEAMDEALDGTALGVDDAGESGDSRTER
- a CDS encoding aminotransferase class IV, with translation MSERETPNDGGTGGASSASDAELVYHVNGELVPASEATVNVRDRGFMYGDAAFETLRVYGGHLFEWDAHADRLAESCEILQLDHGLSDESLRGRIEETLAANELGDASVKLSISRGVQPGKLTPSPEVDPTVVVTLSPLGRGGVGGEKPWDGPATLQTVKTRRPSNRALPSKAKTHNYLNGILALLELRVTGADEALVLDDEGYVAEGATSNVFFVDGERLCTPSLDGPVLPGVTRDIVLELAESEGIPVREGFFTPDDVRGADEVFVTSSTREIRPVGTVDGIDVETGPVTRLLSRLYETRVEELYES
- a CDS encoding helix-hairpin-helix domain-containing protein, translated to MALLDKLKSLLGLNGSTDERERDPSVTVERDTRTEASTETEAAVEETDESVEADDAAESADPAAESADPAAESADPAADSAAAASTETLVDEDTEETTAAEPAEAAGPESDEMDTDLETELDEADEADGSESDETDERAVEDADEPVVEEAEPISEAEEPTEDEPVAADTDATASTESMVDEDAEDETAAEPSEAAGPESDEIDIDDDRAEADTAEADTAEAEPDADEPASESSDSVDTVKGIGPAYAQRLADAGVETVADLAAADAAELGEQIDVSEKRVDTWIARAREQ